CTGGATATCACGCTCTTCCAGTTGGTAGGCAATGCCGAGCTGATCGGCGATATGCTCCCACAGGGCGATCGTCAGACCGCTGTACGAGCCGTCCGGCTCGGCGATCACAAACGGCGGGACGACCCGCACCCCAACCGTCACTTGCTCAGTCCCGGCCGAAGCGCCGCTCTCCGGGCCAATAGCGTCGATTTCCGCGGCCCATGCCCGCCCGGTTCCTCCGGCCGCCAAAGCATAAATCAGGATCGTTGTTACAAGGGTCGTTGATTTGCAACACTTTATCATAAGTAATTTGGATTCATGCATATATGCTTGAAGAACATTTCCGGTTGTAACGCAATTCTCGTCTGTCGCACTCTATGTGTAAAAGAAACATAAAATACTGCGTGAAATTCACTTGGCTAGTGATTAAATTATTTTAATGATGCGCCGATAAGTGAAGTCGGCGGATACGCTCCACAAGGAGCGAGCTGCACTGGATGTCTGCATAAAGTGCCGGTTTACTCTTGGCAAACCGGTTCATACAAAAATGCTGTATGAGGGTTACATTGATCAAGGCTGTTTCAATTGCCGGGTTCGTTCTGATTGCGGGGACCTGTACTGTCGATGTTGCGGCACAGCCGGATCCGATTCCGATGGAATTCAAACATCTGGGCAGGCAGGACGGCCTTTCGCAGAGTGCCGTAAATGCATTTCTCCAGGATCACCAGGGCTACATGTGGATTGGCACATGGAATGGCCTGAACCGCTACAACGGTGAGGAGATTGATATTTTTCGACGCGATCCACTCGACTCCACATCCATAGGCGGAAACAATATTTCCGTTATTTACGAAGACAGCGAACAGACGCTCTGGATTGGAACAGCGGGCGGCGGCATCAGCCGCTTTGACCGTAACCTGGAAACATTCACCCGCTTTCAGACCGATTATGTGGATCACGCCTCCAGTATCAGCGATAATACCGTCACCTCCATTCTGGAAGACCGCAACGGTGAAATATGGATCGGAACAACCGCCGGGCTCAACGTGTTTGATCCGGAAACGGAGGAGTTTATCCATTTTTTTGAAACCGAAGAGTGGGAGGGAAGTCCCTCAAGCAGCCATATTACCGCCTTGATGGATGATCGCGATGGCTTCTTGTGGGTCGGCACGGTGGATGGCCTCAACTATTGGGATCACATAAACGGGGTGTTCCGACATTTCAAGCACGATCCGCATGATCCGAACAGTCTCAGCCACAATCATGTAACCGTGCTCTATGAAGATTGCTTCGGGAAATTCTGGGTTGGAACCGAAGGCGGCGGACTCAATCGTTTTTATCCGGAGGAAGGCCGTTTTGAGCATTACAAGGCGGATGAGCAGGTTGCCGGCAGCATCAGCGGAAATCACATAACCGCCATTTTCAGGGATTCCGCCGGCAGACTGTGGACAGGTACCAGTGGCAGCGGACTGAACATGCTGCTTCCAGGGACACAGAACTTTCAGACACTGACCGCCGACAGCGACAACCCCGCAAGTCTCACCAGTAATGTCATCTATGCGGTCTTTGAGAGCGATAACCGACTTTTGTGGGTCGGAACCGAAACCGGAGGCGTCAATCTGCTTGAGCTGAAATCTTCCGGGTTCGAGCACTACATGCGCCGCCCCTATATGGATAATACCCTCAGCGACAATTCTGTGACCTCTTTCCTGGAGGATCGCGATGGCAGGTTCTTTGTCGGTACCGGCCTGGGAATCAACGTATTTGATCGTCAGGCCCGGCGGTTTGGGTCCGAACACTATCATGAACGCGGAGAAAAGGATCCATCGGAAGGCGATGCCGTACTGGCGCTGATGGAGGACAGCCGCGGCAATAAATGGGCGGGCTACTACAACGGCGGAGTGATTCGCCTTGATGCCGAAACCGGCCGGTTCACACGCTATCGGCATGACCCCGACGACCCGCATACCCCGGCAAGCGACCATGTATTCAGCATTATGGAGCATAGCAGCGGAGACATTTATATCGGCACCAATGGCGGCGGAGTCAACCGCTATGATGCCGAAAACGACCGCTTCGTACGTCTCAGGGAGTTTTCCAACGGCAATGACGCCACCAGAGCCCTGCTTGAAGACTCCCGCGGGACGTTCTGGGTGGGCTCGTACGGAGGCGGACTGCGTGCCATCGATCCGCATCGCGAGGAAATCCTGAAGTACTACTATTATGGCGACCAGGGACTCACCAGTCATGTCGTTATAGTGCTTCACGAAGACCGCCGGGACAACCTCTGGGTCGGTACGGTGGGAGGCGGGCTTCTGCTTTTGGACCGCGACTCCGGGTACATGCATTCCTATTCGTTTGCCGACGGACTCCCCTCGCTTGACATTTTCGGAATCCTGGATGACGACAGGGGGAATATCTGGCTGAGCACCGGTCAGGGGATCGTTCGATTTGACCCGGACCGGGAAGTATTCACCTCATTCAGCATGGTGCACGGCCTGCAGGGACTCGAGTTTAATCGTGGCGCCTCCTACCGCGACAGTGACGGCTATCTCTATTTCGGAGGCACAAACGGCTTCAATCGGTTTCATCCGGACAGCCTGAGTATTGACGACCGGATCGCACCGGTGCGGTTTTCCGACTTTCGGATCAACAATCAGTCCGTTGCCCCAGGGCCCGGATCGGTTCTGGACAGGCACATCAGCCAGACGGATGCCATCGAGCTCCCTCATAACCGTGCCATCCTGGCATTCGACTTTGCAGCACTGGACTTCAACCTCAATTCACCTAACGAGTATGCCTACAAGCTGGAAGGGTTTGATACCGACTGGCACTATGTCGGTGGAAACCGGACGGCAACCTATACCAACCTGGGTCCGGGTAATTACCGCCTCAAAGTGCGCACGGCAAATCTGGCCGGCGTCTGGGGGGATCAGGTCGCAACCATGGACCTGAAGATCGTCCCGCCATTCTGGCAAAGCCCCTGGTTCTACGTCATGGTTTTCCTGCTGGTGGCAGGGGTCATCGGGCTGGGCTACCAGCAGAGAATGCAATCCGTCACCCGCATCAACCGCCGCCTTGAAAAAGAGGTGGCGATGCGGACGTCTGACCTCAGTCAGAGTAACAGGGAACTTAAGGAAGCGCTTGAAGAACTTGGTGAAACCAGGAGCCAACTGGTCGAGAAGGCGCACAAGGCGGGTATGGCGGATCTGGCAACCGATGTTCTGCACGATCTGGGCAATATTCTGAATACCATGAACACCTCGGTGAGCATGACCGGAGAGACGCTCATGAATTCGCAGCTCCATAATTTCAAAAAGGCGAATAAACTGCTGAAGGATAACATCAACAACCTGGAACATTTCATCCTGGAGGACGAGAAAGGCCGGCTGCTGATGGAATACTATCTGGGTCTGGAAAAGTCATTTGAGACGGAAGTGGAACAGCTTGTCGAATACAATGCGCGGCTGGTGGAAAAAGTCAGGCTGATCAACGATGTGGTCTACGCCCAGCAACAGTTCGCCAGAGTTGGGAGAGTCAAAGAAAAGTTGTCGCTGATCATTTTTGTGGAAGACACCCTCAAGCTGCAGGCCGGGAATCTGGAAAAGGACGGAGTAAGGGTGGAGACCCGCTTTGATCAGGTTGACAAAATCGAAGTGGAGCGTTCCAAACTGGTGCACGTGCTGGT
The Balneolales bacterium ANBcel1 DNA segment above includes these coding regions:
- a CDS encoding two-component regulator propeller domain-containing protein, with the protein product MRVTLIKAVSIAGFVLIAGTCTVDVAAQPDPIPMEFKHLGRQDGLSQSAVNAFLQDHQGYMWIGTWNGLNRYNGEEIDIFRRDPLDSTSIGGNNISVIYEDSEQTLWIGTAGGGISRFDRNLETFTRFQTDYVDHASSISDNTVTSILEDRNGEIWIGTTAGLNVFDPETEEFIHFFETEEWEGSPSSSHITALMDDRDGFLWVGTVDGLNYWDHINGVFRHFKHDPHDPNSLSHNHVTVLYEDCFGKFWVGTEGGGLNRFYPEEGRFEHYKADEQVAGSISGNHITAIFRDSAGRLWTGTSGSGLNMLLPGTQNFQTLTADSDNPASLTSNVIYAVFESDNRLLWVGTETGGVNLLELKSSGFEHYMRRPYMDNTLSDNSVTSFLEDRDGRFFVGTGLGINVFDRQARRFGSEHYHERGEKDPSEGDAVLALMEDSRGNKWAGYYNGGVIRLDAETGRFTRYRHDPDDPHTPASDHVFSIMEHSSGDIYIGTNGGGVNRYDAENDRFVRLREFSNGNDATRALLEDSRGTFWVGSYGGGLRAIDPHREEILKYYYYGDQGLTSHVVIVLHEDRRDNLWVGTVGGGLLLLDRDSGYMHSYSFADGLPSLDIFGILDDDRGNIWLSTGQGIVRFDPDREVFTSFSMVHGLQGLEFNRGASYRDSDGYLYFGGTNGFNRFHPDSLSIDDRIAPVRFSDFRINNQSVAPGPGSVLDRHISQTDAIELPHNRAILAFDFAALDFNLNSPNEYAYKLEGFDTDWHYVGGNRTATYTNLGPGNYRLKVRTANLAGVWGDQVATMDLKIVPPFWQSPWFYVMVFLLVAGVIGLGYQQRMQSVTRINRRLEKEVAMRTSDLSQSNRELKEALEELGETRSQLVEKAHKAGMADLATDVLHDLGNILNTMNTSVSMTGETLMNSQLHNFKKANKLLKDNINNLEHFILEDEKGRLLMEYYLGLEKSFETEVEQLVEYNARLVEKVRLINDVVYAQQQFARVGRVKEKLSLIIFVEDTLKLQAGNLEKDGVRVETRFDQVDKIEVERSKLVHVLVNLIQNAAEAMQHLPPDEKLITVSLRQDEQHIYLEVSDRGIGVEKENLTRVFSHGYTTKKSGYGFGLHSASNYMKELGGEICVKSGGHNRGSTFSMVFPRPENRQVSGDSPGARDRPDKPH